Below is a genomic region from Nitrospinaceae bacterium.
GGCTTGGGGTTTCCACGAGTGCCGCGGTTTCCGGTTCAGGGGCTTTCTCCTCAGCAGGTTCCACCGCTGAAGGGACTTCAGGAGGATCGGCCCTTTTTTCTAACTCACCCGCTTTCTCGACCGGTGATGTTTTGGAGGCCTCCTCCGCAGGCACAATGTTTAAAACCTCTTTCCCGGAGAGTTTCGCCGGAATTTCTGCATTCTTAGCAGTTTGCGCCTCAGGTTTTTTCTCCTCAACCGGCCGCACGGTAGAGGACGGTTTATTTGAATCCACAACCTTTGCCTTTTCGACCGCCGGTTGTGCGGGAATTGCGTTCTCAGGCACACGCTTCAGGGATTCGTCCCCTGAACCTTTTGCAAGCGTTTTCGGGATCATAGAAGGCTCAGGTTTCAATGCTGTAGCAGGCAATGAAGCCGATTCCGGTTTTTTTCCGTCTTTTTTCTTCGGGGGATAGGATGGAAGACGCTTTTTAGCAGTGCCTTCTTCTTTTCCAGGAGAGGGAACAACTTCCTGAGGGGTCGCCTGCATTTCCAAAGCCGAAGATTTTTTCTCTTCAGGTGTCGATGAAGACTCCGGCGGCGGTGTTTGAGGCATCGCCTTTTTGGAAGTCTCGACAGGGACACCAAGAACAGAAGGCGCCTTGTCTTTCTCCACTGGGTTTGGAACCGGCGACTCGGGATTTTGGGCAACTTCCGGTTTTTTAAAATCAAACGCACCGGTGGAAATCAAATACACCAAAATTGCGCCAGGAAGAACGATCAAAAGACCCACTCTGAAAACCGACCAGAGACCGGGATGTTTCAACGAATCTCTTTTCGGCACCAGGTTGATTTCCGGGTCGAAGTCCTTTTTGGGGACCGATTTTTCTTGAACGGCCTTTTTGAGGCTGTCTGCGATCAGGCTCACGTGAACTCCTAAGAGGACTTGGCAACCGATAATAGAATCGGATTCCGCCCTGAAAATTTTAATGCGTCCACGTGAATTCTTGCCGGTTGAGCTTCTTCATAAGGCCCCACATAAACCATGTACCAGTCTTGATCTTCGGTGACCGCTTTTATCCAATAGGCCTTAAAACCTTCCTCAAGAAGCTTTCGCACTTCCTCCTTCGCCTGGGCCACTTCCTGAAATGAATAAACTTGAATGCGGTAATTCCCCTGAGTTACTTCAACCGCATCGTTCCTGGCCGGTTGAACGGTCGCAGTTTTTTCAGACTCTAATGCGTCCTTTTTATTTTCCGGCGCCGCTTGGCCATCCATCGCAATCGGTTGAGCCGGGGGAGCTTTCTCTTTCATTGAAGAAACATGCTTCGCTTTCAAGGAATTCCCGGCCAGGGTTTCCTTCTTGCCCAAAAGCTTTGCTATCCCCAATTTGGATGTGAGTTGCTCAAATTCAGATTTCCAATCCATGTCCACCCGGGCAAAAATGAAGAACGCAATACCGGCAAGGAAAAACAACACCGACAAAATAACCGGCAAACGAAACCGGATAAAATAATCGCGGTAATAATTGTTCTCCTCTTCTCCCAGAAGACTCTTGATCCCCTGGCTGACCTGTGGCCGGTCGATGACTTCCACCTGGTCGTTGTAACCACTGAGAAGCGCCCGGTCACAAACGAGATTGATCAATCGGGGATAGCCCTGGGAATATTTAAAGATCTCTTTCACCGCTGATGGCTTGAAGGATACCCGGGCGCCGGCGCCGGCCACTAAAAGCCGATGGTTGATGTATTGAACCGTCTCTTCCTGTGATAACGGGCTGATTTCATAACGAATGGATATACGCTGATTGAGTTGCTTCAATTCAGGGGATTTTAATTTATCGTTCAACTCCAGTTGTCCGACAAAAATGATTTGCAGTAGTTTTTCCTTTTCCGTTTCCAGGTTGGACAAAATCCTGAGTTGCTCCATCACATCCATGGGAAGATTTTGCGCTTCATCGATGATCAATACCGTAGACCCTCCAGCCCGGTGCTGTTCCAGAAGAAAGGTGTTCAACGCATCCAGCAGTTCCTTTTTGGAAGCGCGATTGACCCAGCCCAGATTAACTTCTTCGCTGGGATCGACCTCCAGGGAAGGGCTTGCTGAAACCGAATTTTCAGCGAATACAGAAGTGGGCTGAACTTCCAGGTCGTGGACGCAGGTTCTCAGCAAATCCATGTCGGAAAGCATCGGGTTGAGAATGAGAGCCACTTGAATGTTATTATCAAGTTTATCCAGCAAACAACGGCAGAGGGTGGTTTTACCGGTCCCGACATCGCCGACGATGGACATAAAACCTTCGCGTTGATTGATCCCATAGAGCATATGGTCCAGAGCCCCCTGGTGGTGCTTGCTCAAAAAGAGGAATTTCGGGTCCGGTGTCAGACTAAAAGGCTTTTCACTGAATCGATAAAAGTTTTCGTACATGACCTGATCTACTTTCCTTCAGACGAGGTTTTCATTTGATACGATTGCCTGGGCAACCCGAAACGCTGCAATCGTTTCTCTTCAATGCGCAAGCGGTCTTCAACGGCATCTCCCACCATGATTTCCGGGGTTAAAAGAATCACCAGTTCGGATTTTTCGTAAACCGTCGCATCTTCACTGAACAGTTTCCCCAAAATAGGGACCTGCTCCAGGGATGCCATGGACTCTTCCTTAGATCCCTTTTCCGCTCCCGTCAATCCCCCGACGACAACAGTTTGCCCGTTGCGGGCCAGCACGACATTGTTCGATTCCCGGACATCGACAATCGGCATGCGGTTCGATCCGTCCGGGGCAACCCTTTCCCCCACTTGCTTCGTGACGCTGGTACGGACACTCATGATCACATTGCCATTGATGTTGATCTGCGGCACAACATCCAGAACCAGACCCAGAGAAACCGGCTGGGGAATATACTCCCGCTCGGCTCTGGGTTGAGAGTGCGACGTGTCCTGGACAAACACCGTGTCTTGCGTTCCCACTTTTATGACCGCCCGCTGGTTGTTCAGCGCCATGACTTTCGGGCTGGCAAGGGAACTCACCTCGCCCCGTTCTGCAAGCGCTTTCATGATTTCATCCAACCGCGTATCCGGATTTTGAGGGTCACCTCCGTAAGCCTTCGATACCCCGACGCTTTTTCTCGAACCTGAAGAATGGAGTGCATTCAATGCCTTGCCACCGGTCTTCGTTGGAAATTCACTCCTCTTAACCACCTGGAGGATTCGGGCATGAATGAGCACCTGACGCTGAACAGAGCCTTCCACTTCCTCCAGAAATTCCGCGATTTGCAGTAAAACCTCCGGAAACGATTTGACGACGATAATCCCTGCCTGCTTGTTGACCGAAAACCAGGCTTGCCCTTCAGAAAAATGATTCACCGCTTTCCCGTCCATCGTCTGCGAGTTTGGGAGCTCTTTCAAAGGACTCTCGTTAGCAACCATTTGCCGCATGCCTAAGGTTATCTCTTCCCAAAGATCCGTTTCTTCCGAGGAAATGATCTGGCTTGAGCTTCCGGGGGTTCCGTAGTCGATTCTTGCGGTCCCGGGCTCATAGGCTCCGGTTTGCAAAGAAGCCTGCAAACTTCCCGATCCCTGCCGTCTGGAAATCAGATAATTCAGACGAAACACCCGGGTTTGCATTTCCAAAGGAATCACCTGGATAAACGCTTCGTCAACTTCATATCGCAGATTGAGGGGAAGTAGCACATGATCCAGCATTTCCTTCAAAGTCACTTCTTTAAGGTTGAGGGTCACTTTCTTGGAAATCACAGGATCGATCATGATGTTCTGATCGATTTCCCTGGAAATGGCAAACAGGATGGATTTGACGTCCACGTCTTCAGCGGATAAAGAAAAACGTGGTCCTTTATCGCGGGGTTTTTTGGGAACCAGCTCGGTCTGAGGCAACGTCAACTCCAATAAAACCTTATCCTCATCCGTTTTTAACGGCTGAGTCGGTGACGCTGGCTGAACTTCGACAAGATTGTCCAGGCGAGGTTCGGCGTGTTCTTCCCGCAACTCTCCCTGAGAAACACAGGAAGCAATGAGCACGGAAAAAAGAACGATCCAATACTTAAAATTTACCGGATACGATCGGGGATCCATGAATTTTATTGATTTAACCTGAATTATTACAAATTTATCTCAAGTTAATATAACGCGAAACCGCACGTAAGTCCAATAAATTATTGATTTTGCAGAGATAACGGCTCTTTCCCAAGGTGTTCTTTCTTAAAGAAAAAGCTGGGGTCTGGCGACCCTGTTTGAGCCGGCTCCCCAGAATGGGGAATTCGGAAGGTTTTATCAAGCAATTGTAAATAAAAGCCTTATGGATTTACTGCGGATCAGACGGAGAGTTGGCAAACATCGGCGGCGGATTCGGTTTGTTTGGAGACGGGGGATTCCGCTCCATTTTCAGGGTCCTTTTTCACCGCCTGTGGGTAGCGGAAAACCTTGCCTTCGTAGTTCTTAATGATCAGTTCCTTTTCATTGTGCTCCAAAACCATATTGGGAAGCAATCTCACCTTTCCACCGCCGCCCGGAGTGTCGATCACGAAATAGGGAACGCCCATGCCCGATATGTGGCCCTGAAGGTCTTTTATGATGTTCAAACCCTTTTCTACCGAAGTGCGAAAATGATCCGTACCGAGCGTCATATCGGCCTGGTAGATGTAATAAGGTTTGACCCTCATTTTTAATAATTTGAGCATGAGTTCTCGCATCACAACGGAGTTATCGTTGACGCCCTCCA
It encodes:
- a CDS encoding pilus (MSHA type) biogenesis protein MshL, producing MDPRSYPVNFKYWIVLFSVLIASCVSQGELREEHAEPRLDNLVEVQPASPTQPLKTDEDKVLLELTLPQTELVPKKPRDKGPRFSLSAEDVDVKSILFAISREIDQNIMIDPVISKKVTLNLKEVTLKEMLDHVLLPLNLRYEVDEAFIQVIPLEMQTRVFRLNYLISRRQGSGSLQASLQTGAYEPGTARIDYGTPGSSSQIISSEETDLWEEITLGMRQMVANESPLKELPNSQTMDGKAVNHFSEGQAWFSVNKQAGIIVVKSFPEVLLQIAEFLEEVEGSVQRQVLIHARILQVVKRSEFPTKTGGKALNALHSSGSRKSVGVSKAYGGDPQNPDTRLDEIMKALAERGEVSSLASPKVMALNNQRAVIKVGTQDTVFVQDTSHSQPRAEREYIPQPVSLGLVLDVVPQININGNVIMSVRTSVTKQVGERVAPDGSNRMPIVDVRESNNVVLARNGQTVVVGGLTGAEKGSKEESMASLEQVPILGKLFSEDATVYEKSELVILLTPEIMVGDAVEDRLRIEEKRLQRFGLPRQSYQMKTSSEGK